One genomic segment of Eikenella corrodens includes these proteins:
- the rapZ gene encoding RNase adapter RapZ: protein MRIVLISGLTGSGKTVALKLLGDMGFTCVDNIPPALLPQLVAQSAASKISKLAISLDIRLLYPQDTIQNCLRAIRRQGHPLRLLFLDADTATLIRRLDRHGRRHPLAATTLTLAESIAAERQMLQPWQSFAFCINNSHDSIGDLKFRIQEWLALSHGGLQVVIESFGFKYGAPLDLDFLFDTRALPNPYYDENLRELTGRDEAVRAYFAQFKIVQQMVADISGYLNRWLSEYARQTRVHMLVVGIGCAGGQHRSVFVAEAVAERLRDYPVWVRHRQLPATAAHRA from the coding sequence ATGAGGATAGTGCTGATTAGCGGGCTGACCGGCTCGGGAAAAACAGTTGCCTTAAAACTGCTCGGTGATATGGGCTTCACTTGCGTGGACAATATTCCGCCCGCGCTCCTGCCACAATTGGTGGCTCAATCTGCTGCCAGTAAAATCAGCAAGCTGGCCATCAGCCTCGATATCCGCCTGCTGTATCCCCAAGACACCATCCAAAACTGCCTGCGTGCCATCCGCCGCCAAGGCCACCCACTGCGCTTGTTGTTTCTTGATGCCGACACCGCTACCCTTATCCGCCGGCTCGACCGCCACGGCCGCCGCCATCCCCTCGCAGCCACCACCCTTACCTTGGCCGAAAGCATAGCCGCCGAGCGGCAAATGCTCCAACCGTGGCAGAGTTTCGCTTTTTGCATCAACAACTCCCACGACAGCATCGGCGATTTGAAATTCCGCATCCAGGAGTGGTTAGCTCTCAGCCACGGCGGTTTGCAGGTGGTGATCGAATCATTCGGCTTCAAATACGGCGCACCGTTGGATTTGGATTTCCTGTTTGACACCCGTGCCTTGCCCAACCCGTATTACGATGAAAACTTGCGCGAACTCACCGGCCGAGACGAAGCCGTGCGCGCCTATTTCGCCCAATTTAAAATCGTGCAGCAGATGGTAGCCGACATCAGCGGCTACCTAAACCGCTGGCTATCCGAATATGCCCGCCAAACCCGCGTACACATGCTCGTGGTCGGCATCGGCTGCGCCGGCGGTCAGCACCGCTCCGTATTCGTGGCCGAAGCCGTGGCCGAACGCCTGCGTGACTACCCCGTGTGGGTGCGCCACCGCCAGCTTCCCGCCACCGCCGCCCACCGCGCGTGA